Genomic segment of Peptococcaceae bacterium:
TCTTGGCTCGCAGATGAAGGCCACGGGAGAAGTGATGGCCCTGGGCCGCAACTTTGCTTCCGCGCTGTTGAAGGCCATCCGTTCACTGGAAATGAACTTTGTCACCCTCCTGGTTCCCGACTTTGCGAAGTACACGTGGAACCAGCTGCTGGACAAACTGAAACTGATGGACGACGAAAGGCTTTTTGCGGTGGCCGAGTGCTTGCGCCGCGGGATTTCAACCGAGCAGCTCCACGGCATTACCGGGATTGACCTTTTTTTCCTGGAAGGCATCAACCAGATTGTCCAGGTGGAAAAGCGCCTGGAGAACAAGAAAAACTGGTCGCGGGAAGACTGGCTGCTGGCCAAGAAATCGGGGTTCAGCGACCACCAGATCGCCTTTTTAATGGGGAAAGAAGAAAACGAGGTCCGCAGGGAGAGAAAGGAGCTGGGCGTCAGCGCGGGCTACCGGATGGTTGACACCTGCGCCGGGGAATTTGACGCCGCAACGCCTTATTACTATTCCAGCTACGGCGAGGAAAACGAACTGCAGCCTTCGGACAGGCCGAAGGCGGTGGTGCTGGGTTCGGGGCCGATCCGCATCGGGCAGGGCATCGAGTTTGATTACTGTTCCGTCCATTCGGCCTGGGCGCTCAAGGAAAGCGGCGTGGAGGCCATTGTCATCAACAACAACCCGGAGACGGTGAGCACAGACCCTGATACGTCGGACCGCCTCTATTTCGAACCGCTTACCGTGGAAAACGTCCTGAACGTGATTGAAGCCGAAAAACCGCTGGGAGTGGTTGTCCAGTTCGGCGGGCAGACCGCCATCAATTTGGCCAGGCCGCTGGCTGAAAACGGTGTCCGCGTGCTGGGGACCAGCGTGGAGGATATTGACCGGGCGGAGGACCGCGAGCGGTTCGACTCGCTCCTGGAAAGCCTGGGCATACCCAGGCCCAGGGGCAGCACGGCCAGGAGCCGCCATGAGACCAAAAAAATCGCCGCCGGTTTGGGGTTCCCTGTCCTGGTGAGGCCGTCTTACGTCCTCGGCGGGCGGGCCATGGAAATAGTGTACAACGAGGAAGAACTCTCCGCTTACCTGGAGGAGGCGGTCCGGGTCTCGCCGGAACACCCGGTGCTGGTGGACCGCTATATACAGGGCAAAGAAGTGGAGGTGGACGCCGTCTCCGACGGAAAAAGGGTGCTGATCCCCGGCATCATGGAACACCTGGAACGGGCCGGCGTCCATTCCGGGGACAGTGTGGCGATTTACCCGCCGCAGACCCTGGAACAGGAACTGGTGGACCGGCTGGTCGATTACACGGAGCGGATAGCTTTGAGCCTCAATGCCAGGGGCCTGATCAATATCCAGTTTGTCATCCGGGGAAAAGACATCTACGTGCTGGAGGTAAACCCGCGGGCCAGCCGGACCGTGCCTTTTTTAAGCAAGGTAACGGGCATTCCCATGGTCAGGCTGGCGACGCGCATCATGCTTGGCGAAAGCCTTGCTTCCCTGGGCTACGAGGGAGGCCTGCGCGAGCCTCTTCCCCTGGTAGCCATCAAGATGCCGGTGTTTTCCTTCAACAAGCTGGCGGACGTGGAGCCTTCCCTGGGCCCGGAAATGAAGTCCACCGGCGAGGTGATGGGCCTGGCGGGAGACTTCGTTTCGGCCCTGCACAAAGCCTTTCTGGGAGCGGGATACCACATCCCGGAAAAAGGCGAGATACTGGCCACCATTGCCGACAAGGACAAGGATGAAGCCCTGCCGCTGCTGCGCTCACTGGCCGGGCTGGGGTTTACGATCTGGGCAACGCCCGGTACGGCGGGTTTCCTAAAGAAACACCATGTGCCGGTCCGGGAAGTGGCAAAAATAAACGAGGGCAAACCCAATGTGCTCGACCTCATTCGCAGCGGCCGCCTGGCCTGCGTTCTTAACAGCATGACCAGGGGAAAACAACCCCAGCGCGACGGGTTCCAGATTCGCCGGGCAGCCGTTGAATTCAACATTCCCTGTCTCACCTCGCTGGACACCGGGTTTGGGCTGCTGCAGGTCATCAGGCAGCGGAAGGACGCCCTGGAGGTAAAGGCGCTGCAGGACTATCTTGCCGGGAGGGCTGCCTGCGGGGCGCGAGGAGAACAACCAATACGAAAATCAAGAAAAGGGGAGAAAAAATGAACAGCAGTGATCCCGCCGCCGGCAAACTTATCGTGGCCCTGG
This window contains:
- the carB gene encoding carbamoyl-phosphate synthase large subunit, with product MPERKGLKKVMVIGSGPIVIGQAAEFDYAGTQACRSLKEEGVEVVLVNSNPATIMTDTDIAGRVYLEPLTPEIVEKIIVQEKPQGLLATLGGQVGLNLAMALAKNGVLEREGVALLGTPLSAIEKAEDREAFKETMTQIGEPVPESAIVNCAGDALTFAAGIGYPVIVRPAYTLGGTGGGFAENPGQLAEIVEKGLKYSMIGQVLVERSVAGWKEIEFEVMRDSLDNCITVCSMENIDPVGIHTGDSIVVAPTQTLSDRDYQLLRSGALKIIRALGIEGGCNIQFALDPSSSRYYVIEVNPRVSRSSALASKATGYPIAKVAAKIALGFTLDEVANSVTGSTSACFEPAIDYVVVKIPRWPFDKFARARRTLGSQMKATGEVMALGRNFASALLKAIRSLEMNFVTLLVPDFAKYTWNQLLDKLKLMDDERLFAVAECLRRGISTEQLHGITGIDLFFLEGINQIVQVEKRLENKKNWSREDWLLAKKSGFSDHQIAFLMGKEENEVRRERKELGVSAGYRMVDTCAGEFDAATPYYYSSYGEENELQPSDRPKAVVLGSGPIRIGQGIEFDYCSVHSAWALKESGVEAIVINNNPETVSTDPDTSDRLYFEPLTVENVLNVIEAEKPLGVVVQFGGQTAINLARPLAENGVRVLGTSVEDIDRAEDRERFDSLLESLGIPRPRGSTARSRHETKKIAAGLGFPVLVRPSYVLGGRAMEIVYNEEELSAYLEEAVRVSPEHPVLVDRYIQGKEVEVDAVSDGKRVLIPGIMEHLERAGVHSGDSVAIYPPQTLEQELVDRLVDYTERIALSLNARGLINIQFVIRGKDIYVLEVNPRASRTVPFLSKVTGIPMVRLATRIMLGESLASLGYEGGLREPLPLVAIKMPVFSFNKLADVEPSLGPEMKSTGEVMGLAGDFVSALHKAFLGAGYHIPEKGEILATIADKDKDEALPLLRSLAGLGFTIWATPGTAGFLKKHHVPVREVAKINEGKPNVLDLIRSGRLACVLNSMTRGKQPQRDGFQIRRAAVEFNIPCLTSLDTGFGLLQVIRQRKDALEVKALQDYLAGRAACGARGEQPIRKSRKGEKK